In Alkalihalobacillus sp. FSL W8-0930, a single window of DNA contains:
- a CDS encoding helix-turn-helix domain-containing protein gives MITESLKRQFGSAMTTNPSDYHRLDVLWLQDEQSKPIGFYKEHLSQREQQLLLLLLPVWKPYPVPETVSEKQWKEWLFQDPTHPVSAPTHESVRFVHFSLSESIDTYTDFHEAWQNQLPGLHTMIWMDALNGVVIDRVDDETSEFSHFIQAIATDFYVDLTLLIGSTRTIEQARSTFTWEQACFRAALPHVNKQHIFKEHEAIPYYLIQFIPESENTYIQAQVLTDEILQDTDMMKSISSYLHHHMNLSSAAKSLHMHRNSLQYRIDKFIEKTGIDIKQFQHAAYMHFVLLLQDR, from the coding sequence ATGATCACAGAATCGTTAAAAAGACAATTCGGATCAGCTATGACAACAAACCCATCTGATTACCATCGGTTAGATGTTCTCTGGCTACAGGATGAACAATCAAAGCCAATTGGTTTCTATAAAGAGCATTTGTCTCAAAGAGAGCAGCAGTTGCTTCTGCTGCTCTTGCCTGTTTGGAAACCATACCCGGTGCCCGAGACCGTATCGGAAAAGCAATGGAAGGAATGGCTTTTTCAAGATCCAACCCATCCTGTTTCTGCGCCGACACACGAATCGGTTCGCTTTGTACACTTCTCGCTCTCAGAAAGTATTGATACGTATACAGACTTTCATGAAGCTTGGCAAAACCAACTACCAGGATTACATACAATGATCTGGATGGATGCTTTAAACGGCGTTGTGATTGATCGAGTGGATGATGAAACGAGTGAATTCTCCCATTTCATCCAAGCCATTGCCACTGATTTTTATGTTGATCTCACTCTTTTAATTGGCTCAACCAGAACCATTGAACAAGCAAGGTCAACATTCACCTGGGAACAAGCCTGTTTTCGTGCGGCCCTACCGCATGTCAATAAACAGCATATCTTTAAAGAACATGAGGCCATTCCTTATTATTTAATTCAATTTATTCCTGAATCAGAAAACACCTATATCCAAGCTCAAGTACTAACAGATGAGATTTTGCAGGATACAGATATGATGAAAAGTATCTCAAGCTATCTTCATCACCACATGAATCTTTCATCTGCTGCGAAGAGTCTACATATGCATCGAAATAGCTTGCAATACCGAATTGATAAGTTTATTGAGAAAACGGGAATCGATATCAAACAGTTTCAGCATGCGGCTTACATGCATTTTGTGCTTTTGTTACAGGACCGTTAA
- a CDS encoding DUF445 family protein has product MEPWMFISFMVIVGAALGGITNALAIRMLFKPHQAYYVGKWKVPFTPGLIPKRHKEIAVQLGEMVGTYLLTAEGLEKQIKQSAFKQGVSDWLEAEVTKAINSEQSLEAYVEQTIGVQNLEEVLYNRTDRIIETGISRFLANNEEKMIVELMPEALVDRVEGYLPELSQAVLSKAKDYFESAEGKEKLSGMIEEFLDHKGRLGSMISMFMGNERLVDKVQPEILRFLQNERTTQLLSELLEKEWGKLKARPLGELHAFINEEKVSHFLSQLVKDKTPVLRSITAPLNTWMPGYEDRITQTWIPNVTDAFIGIASKQIGHFLKAFQIEQVISNQVLAFSTKYLEELVMSVASKELKLITYLGALIGGVVGLFQGLFVLLINSL; this is encoded by the coding sequence GTGGAACCATGGATGTTTATTAGTTTTATGGTGATTGTTGGAGCGGCATTAGGTGGAATCACCAATGCACTCGCGATACGGATGTTATTTAAACCACACCAGGCATATTACGTAGGGAAGTGGAAGGTTCCATTTACTCCTGGTCTGATTCCAAAACGACATAAAGAAATTGCTGTTCAATTAGGGGAAATGGTTGGAACCTACCTCCTTACAGCAGAAGGCCTTGAGAAGCAAATCAAACAGTCTGCCTTTAAACAGGGAGTGTCTGATTGGCTGGAAGCAGAAGTAACAAAAGCGATAAACAGCGAGCAATCGTTAGAAGCATATGTTGAACAAACCATTGGAGTTCAGAACCTAGAAGAGGTTTTATATAATCGAACAGATCGCATCATTGAAACAGGGATTAGCCGCTTCTTAGCTAATAATGAAGAGAAAATGATTGTTGAATTAATGCCCGAGGCGCTTGTTGATCGGGTGGAAGGCTATCTGCCGGAGCTTTCTCAAGCGGTGTTATCTAAGGCAAAAGATTATTTTGAAAGTGCAGAAGGAAAAGAAAAGCTAAGTGGAATGATTGAAGAGTTCCTAGATCATAAGGGTCGATTAGGTAGCATGATTTCGATGTTTATGGGGAATGAGAGACTCGTTGATAAGGTGCAGCCTGAGATTTTACGATTTTTACAAAACGAGCGAACAACCCAATTATTAAGTGAGTTGCTTGAAAAAGAATGGGGCAAATTGAAAGCACGTCCTCTGGGTGAGCTTCATGCATTTATTAATGAAGAAAAAGTCAGCCACTTTTTAAGTCAGCTTGTAAAAGATAAAACGCCAGTCCTTCGTTCCATAACTGCACCGTTAAATACTTGGATGCCAGGTTATGAGGATCGAATCACACAGACATGGATCCCTAACGTAACGGATGCGTTCATCGGTATTGCGAGCAAGCAGATTGGTCACTTCTTAAAAGCATTCCAAATTGAACAGGTGATTAGCAATCAAGTTCTTGCTTTTTCAACGAAATATCTAGAGGAACTTGTAATGTCTGTTGCTAGTAAGGAACTAAAATTAATTACGTATTTAGGCGCCCTAATTGGTGGTGTAGTAGGATTGTTCCAGGGATTATTTGTTCTACTTATCAATTCCTTATAA
- a CDS encoding YlbF family regulator, with translation MAQLQDKAQELKQALAESEEFKSLQSLHNQINEDEIAKKMLDNFRQLQLELQQKQMQGIQISEEEAQQAQQQFELVQQHELISKLMEAEQQLSVIIGDINKVITEPLEEIYGTPEQ, from the coding sequence GTGGCACAACTTCAAGACAAAGCGCAAGAACTAAAGCAAGCACTAGCAGAGAGTGAAGAGTTCAAATCACTTCAATCCCTGCACAATCAAATCAACGAAGATGAGATTGCTAAAAAAATGTTGGACAACTTCCGTCAACTGCAGCTTGAGCTTCAACAGAAGCAAATGCAAGGTATTCAAATTTCGGAAGAAGAAGCACAACAAGCACAACAGCAGTTTGAACTTGTTCAACAGCACGAACTGATCTCTAAATTAATGGAAGCCGAGCAACAGCTTAGCGTAATCATTGGAGACATTAACAAAGTCATCACTGAGCCATTAGAAGAAATTTACGGTACACCAGAACAATAA
- a CDS encoding Cof-type HAD-IIB family hydrolase — MTYTFLAVNIDGALLKSNSKLSKSTRQSMDYLTKKGVDIALVTSRPYLSAQKIAKSLKIDGYLIAHDGAYVSETKKKKLMSKEIPEASVMNMMEALERFRCRTHLMYETHAVTSKEKQKNQLIAKMTLGATDQLYYPLTYVDSLYNYVMDEGQGPLTMQIQFESSIQRKQALDLLTEQNADVRVKRLGKDRLSIVSSDVSKAKALQWLCHRKGVSNDELITIGAFEEDIEMMQMAGLGVAMGNAPKPLKDKANWITRSVDEDGVSYMIHEVFRKQLRINLDRHSLK, encoded by the coding sequence ATGACGTATACTTTTTTAGCAGTAAACATTGATGGTGCTCTACTCAAATCAAACTCAAAACTAAGTAAATCCACCAGGCAGTCCATGGATTACTTAACGAAAAAAGGAGTAGACATCGCCTTAGTCACGTCTAGACCTTATCTATCTGCACAAAAAATTGCAAAGAGCTTAAAAATTGATGGCTATTTAATTGCACATGATGGAGCGTACGTGAGTGAGACGAAAAAGAAAAAGCTCATGTCTAAAGAAATCCCAGAAGCAAGTGTAATGAATATGATGGAAGCCCTTGAGCGCTTTCGCTGCCGAACTCATTTAATGTATGAGACACATGCGGTGACGAGCAAGGAAAAGCAAAAAAATCAGCTCATTGCAAAGATGACACTTGGTGCAACCGATCAATTATACTATCCGTTAACGTACGTCGATTCGTTATATAATTATGTAATGGATGAGGGGCAAGGTCCTCTAACAATGCAAATTCAATTTGAATCCTCAATCCAGCGAAAACAAGCACTCGACTTACTAACTGAACAAAACGCGGACGTTCGAGTGAAGCGCCTTGGTAAAGACCGCTTGTCCATTGTTTCTTCTGATGTGTCAAAGGCAAAAGCTCTTCAATGGCTTTGTCATCGCAAAGGTGTAAGCAACGACGAGTTAATTACAATTGGTGCCTTTGAAGAAGACATCGAAATGATGCAAATGGCAGGGCTCGGTGTGGCAATGGGAAATGCACCAAAACCACTAAAGGATAAAGCAAATTGGATCACGCGCTCTGTTGATGAGGACGGGGTTTCGTATATGATCCATGAAGTATTCAGAAAGCAGCTGCGTATCAATTTAGATCGACACAGTCTCAAATAG
- a CDS encoding nuclease-related domain-containing protein, with the protein MNIKTRGIPLQLLGLEALVRRVVNSNEMVEADLKKWKSGYSGERSLDYYLNQLDDFLILHDLRLSTDSYTYFQLDTLLLSRCGLVILEVKNYQGRITFNDENHQVLRTLHQVEERIPNPLLQASRQKIELEQFLIRQGWPTLPISYFVVYSSPQTILNTSSQKVIHAEALPSKLRQYVQSTRKECLTTNQMNQIGNVLKQSHQPPQLNLLQKYNVAPPSIRTGVHCPKCSKLVMTREPRYRKWTCAHCAYQSSSAHIATLQDYALLFGPTITNEQARFFLNIKSPSATKYHLNQLNLHTTGKNRGHVYHIPLPFTLSNKN; encoded by the coding sequence ATGAATATTAAAACCCGAGGAATCCCCCTACAGTTATTGGGGCTTGAAGCCCTAGTGCGAAGGGTGGTTAATTCAAATGAGATGGTTGAGGCTGACCTTAAAAAGTGGAAAAGTGGTTATAGCGGAGAACGCTCACTTGATTATTATTTAAATCAGCTTGATGATTTTCTGATTCTGCATGATCTCAGGTTATCTACAGACTCTTATACTTACTTTCAACTTGATACACTTTTACTTTCCAGGTGTGGATTAGTCATATTAGAAGTAAAAAATTATCAGGGAAGAATTACTTTTAACGATGAAAATCATCAAGTGTTGCGAACTCTTCATCAAGTGGAAGAGCGAATACCCAATCCGCTCCTGCAGGCCTCGCGTCAAAAGATCGAACTAGAACAATTTCTCATTAGGCAAGGCTGGCCGACCCTCCCCATCAGTTACTTTGTTGTGTACAGCTCACCTCAAACCATTCTGAATACCTCTTCTCAGAAAGTGATTCATGCAGAGGCTTTGCCTTCTAAGCTCAGACAGTATGTACAAAGTACAAGGAAAGAATGTTTGACCACTAATCAAATGAACCAAATTGGTAATGTACTCAAACAATCTCATCAACCACCTCAGCTTAATCTTCTGCAAAAATATAACGTTGCCCCTCCTTCCATCCGGACCGGCGTTCACTGTCCCAAATGCAGCAAACTCGTTATGACGCGCGAACCTCGCTACCGTAAATGGACCTGCGCACATTGTGCATATCAATCAAGCTCTGCACATATTGCCACCCTCCAGGACTATGCCCTTCTCTTTGGCCCCACGATTACAAATGAGCAAGCAAGGTTCTTTCTTAACATAAAAAGTCCTTCTGCTACAAAGTATCATCTTAATCAACTTAACCTGCATACTACTGGTAAAAACAGAGGACATGTGTATCATATCCCTTTGCCCTTTACATTGAGTAATAAAAATTAA
- a CDS encoding response regulator transcription factor — MEQYLVYLVEDEENLSAVLRAYLEKENWNVKVFDNGNDALEAIEDKPHLWILDIMLPGTDGYQLLKAIKEKEDRPVIFISARDQDLDRVLGLEMGSDDYLSKPFLPQELIIRAKKILNRIYGTSTQEQKKIELNQYLIDPIGRTVTDTLATGEELVDLTTKEMDLILLLTGDIGKAFSREKIIEFVWGENYFGSERAVDDVVRRVRKKMNRIHLETLYGYGYRILSS, encoded by the coding sequence ATGGAACAATATTTAGTTTATCTTGTAGAAGATGAAGAAAACTTATCAGCTGTACTTCGAGCTTATTTAGAGAAAGAAAATTGGAACGTAAAGGTATTTGATAATGGAAATGATGCGCTTGAGGCGATTGAGGACAAGCCTCATTTGTGGATTTTAGATATTATGCTGCCTGGAACAGATGGGTATCAGCTACTTAAGGCCATTAAAGAAAAAGAAGATCGTCCGGTTATCTTCATTTCTGCTCGTGATCAGGATCTTGATCGTGTATTAGGACTTGAAATGGGTAGTGATGATTATCTATCTAAGCCATTCCTTCCACAGGAGTTAATTATCCGTGCGAAAAAGATTTTGAATCGCATCTATGGCACATCTACACAGGAACAGAAAAAGATTGAGCTTAATCAATATTTAATTGATCCGATTGGCCGTACGGTTACAGATACATTAGCGACTGGTGAAGAACTCGTAGATTTAACAACAAAAGAAATGGACTTAATTCTTCTTTTAACAGGGGATATTGGTAAAGCATTCTCTCGTGAGAAGATTATTGAGTTTGTTTGGGGCGAAAATTATTTCGGTTCTGAACGTGCGGTTGATGATGTTGTTCGCCGAGTTCGCAAAAAAATGAATCGAATTCATCTTGAAACACTTTATGGATATGGGTACAGGATCCTATCCTCATGA